A stretch of the Dichotomicrobium thermohalophilum genome encodes the following:
- a CDS encoding DoxX family protein, producing the protein MSALINLYNGIFWGLQRLLEDWFLGLAARLIFASVLLFYFLNSALTKVGAGFPGSLIPSTGAYAQILPKMTESVGYDISQIAFFPYGLIVWAGTYAEFILPILIVVGLFTRAAALGMIAFIAVMTYVDITAHAVDAETIGSFFDRLPNAPISDQRLMWSFPLLYLVVRGPGAVSLDWIFGKMRS; encoded by the coding sequence ATGTCTGCCTTGATCAATTTGTATAACGGCATCTTCTGGGGTCTGCAGCGTCTGCTCGAAGACTGGTTTCTGGGGCTGGCGGCGCGGCTGATCTTCGCCAGTGTGCTGCTGTTCTATTTCCTGAATTCGGCGCTCACCAAGGTCGGTGCGGGCTTTCCCGGCTCGCTGATCCCGTCGACCGGCGCCTATGCGCAAATCCTGCCGAAGATGACCGAGTCGGTCGGCTACGACATCTCGCAGATCGCGTTCTTCCCTTACGGCCTGATCGTATGGGCGGGAACATATGCCGAGTTCATCCTGCCCATTCTGATTGTCGTCGGGCTGTTCACGCGCGCTGCGGCGCTCGGCATGATCGCTTTCATCGCCGTGATGACCTATGTCGACATCACAGCGCACGCGGTTGACGCCGAGACCATCGGCTCGTTCTTCGACCGCTTGCCCAACGCGCCCATCTCCGACCAGCGGCTGATGTGGTCGTTCCCGTTGCTCTATCTGGTTGTGCGCGGGCCGGGCGCGGTCTCGCTGGACTGGATTTTCGGTAAGATGCGGAGCTGA